TAATATCTTCTATGTAATGACACATGTTCTAGATATGTCTTTGCGTATTACGTAAACTACGTACATACTGTATCTATAGGAAATCTTAATTCACATGAGACCATCGTTATAGAAAAAGATAATATACCAAGAAGAGGAATAACcctaatgtataaaaataaccaTAATTTTTATACGGCTTTGATGCTATTCAAAGCCGCAAGGCTTTGAATAGCATTATGGCAGAATCCTTTAGATTGAAATGATCGTTGACAATCGACTGTTCGCTGATTGTTAATCCGTCACGTAGTTACATAAGATGTATTTAATACATAGAGAAAGGCATAACGTAAACCTAATAATAATCTAAGTTATTTCTACTACGCTATTATTTGAAATCTCGTAAACATAAAATGGAATTCTATGTCCCAAGAGAATTTCGCATGATGACAACCAACTCTTCGTCTTAGAGCTGCCATGTTGTCCTCGGGGATGCTAAGATTTTGCAGTTGAGTCTTATCAGGCAGATAGAACGTGCTTTGTTCCTTATGATATTATCAGAGTACTAGAAACAACTCACTGGTGTAAGGAAGAGATGAAATGATCTCATTCCAAGACCACCCACATGCAGAATAAAGGCGATGCACATATGAAATGTATGAAAGGTACGAACGCTAATTCATCTGTGTTTATTACCTATCAACTCGGTTATAAACAACGCACTGTCTTCAAAACAAACGGGGCGTGCGTTAATGaaattagaacttaaaattCCACTGCACGTAGATTGCCCAAATGTACCGTTAGAGTTAATCTTTCTAATTAAGCACCTCTAAATTTCATACACCGTAAGGTCTAAAATGCAGTGTAGTTTAATGTGCATTCTTATAAACTCACACACAATCACAATAACCTTACTCTAACAGGTCTTAAGTCATCTTGTCTGTATTTTAGTTTTCACAGGCTTTCTACGGCTAGAGGTACATTCATTTTGCGGTTTGTTAAATTTCATTGGAAACTTACGAATTATGTTTCGCTTGATTGAGTTATTGTTTAGCAGTTTTCGCTTGTGATAGGTACTTATGTGAAgtgaaaatactaaaatactatTCTTGCACTGATATGGAAAAGTAATCGATCATGTAAAAACGTAATCGATTCGATAGTAAGATCGTGCTTATTTCATCGATTCGATTCTCGTTTACATCACACTTGCGTTAGCGTAGTCTTTGTCGCTACGATCGTGCAACAGCATACAAACAAATGCGATTTGTCACGTATCAAGCAAGTATCTACTCATATTTTGTACTTGGTTTTTGTCATTGAAATTACTTGCCTCTCATTGTTGAAGGCCGACCGCCATCCTCTGCATATAATATTACACACTTACCTAATCAGTTCTCATAATTAAGAATGTTAGAGTGATTCTTAACAAAACCTATTATCAAAACGTTCTCCATTTAAAGTTGTATGACATAAAAACGCAGGAAATGCCTCTCATTAAACGATTGCCTAATGAACCGACCGGAActcttataataattttccgCCTCATTGTTCAGAGCACCATCCTTGTCCCTATTCACAGACTAACATTATTCGTAATTTGTACGTAAatcattttgtattatacaaATCTTTGTGACAGATGTCAAATCCTTAAGTATTGTCATTGTCAaagtataaacatataaatgaGCTTTTTTTCGTAATTGGTTTTATCTAAATACCTTCTTATATTTTAATGCCATGGAGATTTGCTCGTCACGTTCAACCGGGCACACACATGTAGTAATATgtggttataataaaaatgataacaaaaaataagtacttaactGAGAATGAGTGTAACGGTAAGATAATGTCGGTTGTTATTCATCCCATTGCATGCAAAGAGCCAATCGAAACGAATTCATCTCGTTAACGTGTCGACGTTGATGGTGGTGTATCACGTTTAGTGATTCAGACCTCCACTGATATTGATTAAATGGGACACCTGATCGTGTTTATATTCACAGTACCTTCTACAGAATGTCAGCGATAGCCTGTCTTTCATTACTTAAGTCAAAGCAAGGTACAATAGGTGATTCTATTTTATGTTGCTATGGTAGCTAcgtattttccttattttcacCTTGGTTGTGTGAATTGTTAACTAGTAGTTTACtgttttttaattactatattaAGTACGTCCGTCTTACAGAATTATGGAAGACGATGAGAATGTTTACCTTCCATTTTGAAGCGGTTTAAAAATCTCCCActcgaaaaaaatatgaaatttaaatattttttatagtttcattAGTTTGAAGTACTGTAGCCTCAGTATACGAGCTCAATACttcttatttataacttaaaatggACATtgagtttatgtaaataaaaactttggaCATGATTCATAgcgcaacaaaataaaaaatggtcaGTACTTTACCACAATAACATGTACTTACGATTTGATGAAAATCATCGTTGTCCTTACATCAAAGTCTACCGGGGTGTTATTATCTGTTTTGACTCTCTACAGTAAGCTACACCATGTAACAAAAGTATGGTGTTTTTAACAATAGGACCGAGATTTGGATGTTGCAAGTGGATCTGTCCAGTTATTTATTCCACATGCCATGCTTCATTGGActtaaatgttatgttattgaaGATGGAGAAATCGCCAGTGCTATCGTGATTGTATAAACATTTAGTCATCTAACGGATCCTACAGTGTGCAATCCAAATACTCATCATTACTCGCATTTATGAAAGTGTCATTATGTTATGTGCACGCGTCCATAATTTGCATGTTGTTACGTCTCGCCGGGTGAAAATAAACAATCGAAAGATCCGGTACCCACATCTAATCACGACAAGCGGCTTAATGTCATAACACATTAGTGAATTGCCATTATAATCACACAGCTGGTGTGGATGTAGACACGGCCTTGTTCTGACGCAATTGTAAAGAAAGTGAAACCAAGAAACCGCCAAAATGGTCTGTCATTGAATGAAGTCCGTCGATTGTTGCACTCGTTTGTCAATAGACAGGCCGGCCGGCCATTACCGCCAATAACAGGCTTTCTCGCCAACGTACCGTACCTGCCACAGGCCTTACTACCATAATACCATTGCAGATATAATTACTTGCGTTCGTTAATTGACTTGGAAATTAAATTACCTGCCTATACAATactgtaaataatacattaagcGGAAACGATTTAAACAATCCTGCGAACTTTCCTTTTCTAGAgtttaataaacacaataatgcAATTCACTGTGAATGCAAAGAGATTGGGTCGTTGTTTTCCAAATTTGGTGTCTGACACTTGAGTATTGTTAAGAGTTAGCCCCGAGCGCACACCACATTTTGTAGacgatattattatactttgtaGTTTTTCAGAGACACAATATACTTTTTTAGCATTGGTAGCGCTggtattgttgttttttgttagTGTGACActgatataaaatataagtatatcaGTAGTGTCGCGATCACATCGACTGTCAGTGTTGACTCTATTTACTACATTAACCACAAAAAGTAACAATTTCAAGCATAATTTAAACGCCCGGTTATACCAACAAACTAACCATTCTCGTATTTTCCAAGATGActcaaaaaatattgatatcaaCTGCTAGTGACTCACGATGTCTTCCCGTTTGCTCTGACTACCGTCTACCGTATACGGAGGATCACATTTGCGTCATTCAGATAACTACAATGACTAAAACTGGTCTCAAACTAacctttaaacataaaaacccAGTTGTCGGTTTACGTTACAACTTCATATCAAAGGTAGGACATCCAAAAaaggtggccagtctgtctaccGAATCTACTTCATGTTTTATCTGTACAATGATAAAATACAATCCTTTTGCACCTCGATAACATTGGTATGTCACAATCGCAATGTACCTACTTGGGTAATGTTGAAATTGAACATAGCTACATTGCCGCACTATCAGCACTCTGAAAATGACATCGACATTCCCTCTGGTATGTCGCTAAAGTACTCTTATCACTGATAAAGTTATTGGCGAAATTGAAACTAGTGAAGAAACATAGGTACAATTATTTTGGCGACTATGTTTATTATGTAGTCAACTGACAGGTTCATTTTGTCCAACAACATTAGTCATTGATTAGTTAAAGATATAACttgtttactttctttttttatctatgcagaaagttatttatttattttcacttaatCAAGTGCTTATCaattattaggtaattaataaacatgtgtTCGCGTGGATTTAGGACTAGATTGAAGTTACGTAATCAGTAGGTTTGGTACTAGTTTGTATTACCATACTAAACAAGTATTGTAGTTTCGATGAGCTTCGTAACTCTAATTAAAGTcatgtttaattatgtaaattaaaacggGATTTCATTGTTCAGTTCTAGTTTAATAAACGCAACATTAACTTTCTCAAagatttgtatttgtaaactgCAGGTATCTACTGAAAGtatataaagtataaataagcGTAATGTTTATCTAAAAATAGTTTACTTATTTAACGAAGATTTTCTCGCCTTACTATGTAGTTTAAGGTTCTATTGACTTTTGACCATTAGAATAGTTCCTAGCATCAAGTCATAAGTCAGACAACTCATGCCAGCCAAGCTGATTGGACAAACATGGCCTAACGCTTCACTAGCGCCATCATCTGAGCGCAGAATTAAAAATCTTCATTGTTTAAGCATAATCAACTCTTCGTAGCTCAATCGTGAGCTTAATGAGACCGAAATGTCCATTTCCAATTATGTACAGTACTTCAAAATGTCAATCTCTGCCCATAACGGATAGTAATTTGTGTAACAAGTTTACGAAACATCGGATGACTAAATATTATCTAGGACTTGTAGCAGACATTGATGGGAACTAATTGTATTTGAGTTTCTAGTACACAATCTACATAATTTACCCCTATTccgtatttattaaaaaaaagctatTCTGAATTAAAAATCTGATAATAAAGTACTTACCAAAACTGTCAAGACAAGACTTTCTGGACGGGatacaataggtacctacctactactatACTACCAAATTTAATGTAGGATCCTACTTTAATGCCATTGGGTTGGAAGTACCTAAGACAATTCAAAGTTTAGCAATAGTTTTTGTAATGCAATAGCACACAATGGTCGCGAAGGAAGAGAGTCGTGGATTGTGTGGACGTTGTGTCCGGGGCGCGCTCGGCCGTGACGCAATTTTACGCTGGGGCGCACGGCGACATTACTCTTGTgttcctttaaaaaaacctcATGCCCACTAATGACAACGTGATTTACTAAATTGCTACAGTATTGTGGTGTGCAATCCTCGATGTAAATTCATAATGATGTATTTtcataagttttaaaaatatttattgttagatATCCTTTTCTACTTCATAGAGCTAGAATTAAagattattgtaaatgtttCCAGACGGGCGGTGCAGACAGCGCCAGCGGCGGGTCAGGTGGCTCGGGCATGGAGTGTCTCCAACTACGCTCACCACCCGGACCATTTCATTACCTCATCTCGGAGCAGGCTAAGTCCCTCGTCGCTCTACAGGTTAGTTGTACCACAATAGGATGAATTTACTTACTTGTTTAACCGAATGAATggatattatcattaattatatttcctATTGTTTAGGAACTCCAGAATGAAGTCGGAGCTTTACTTGAGTTTCGCGACCTCGTCATCGAGACATTCCCTAACCTACGCTCCAAGATGGCGCCGTCCACGCCTGCGAGCGGTACACGTCGCGACTGGGAGCCCGGGGTGCGCGTGCGTCGTAAACTTGCGGCAGGCGCAGGAGACGCTACGCGGGCCAAACCACAACCCTCCGTGCAGGATTCCGGCTTCAGCACAGAGACTTCTTGCGGCAAAGACGCACATTCCTCATCGGCATCAGCTTCTGCGTCAGCCACACGTTCAAGACCCATTGAAGATGAACTCTGGGCTTTACTCGATGTCATCCAGAGAAAGGGAGTACGGTTACGCGACGAAGCTGAACAGTTGCGCGGCGAGCTCGACGACCGGCACCCAGCGGACACCGTGGAGGAGTCGTTCACGCGAGCACTCAATGACACGGCGTGCGCCGACTGCGCCGACACCGGGCGGCTGCGCGCCGAGCGGGACGCGCTGCTGCTCCGCGCGGCGCAGCtggaggcggcggcggcggcggccgccGTCaccccgcccgcgcccgcgcccagcACGCCGCTCGGCCGCCTCGACACAGCACTGGAAACACCCTCGCGCCCACCGCGCGTCGCTACGCCTGACTCCAAGAAGTTCGCGGCGATTCTCCTCGAGAGCAATCCTGTCGAACTTCAGAGGCAGCTACTCACTTCCACCGTTCAAAATCAGgtacctaacaaaataaattgtaatctaAATCTTATTAGAAAACATAGAAGTGGATGTGAACTCTACATGCTTCGGATAACAACCACGAGAACCGTATTTAAAAAGGATACGTTTCTAATTTCCATTTCTATCTATTTGATTCAAACCCACCTTGACCCTCTTGTCTCTAATCATCAATCGTATTGTTTAGTGTGCCGAATTGAAGTTCTCAGACTTGCATGGATATTGCGGTAAGGTGTCAATTTTAGGAAGTTTCTTATGGGTCATTAGAAATCTGTGTTGcattaacgaaataaaaaaatataaaaaagcagtTAAGGCTGTTAATTGCAGAACGAGTGAGGTAACGAAGTACGTGCTAGTCGTTCTTCTGTCGTTGCACTAACGAGCTGCTTGATGCTCTGACGTAATCTCAGAGATTTCGGCAGTAGGTATTACGCAGATCAGTGGAGGTAATGGAGTGTGTCCGCGACCATGCAGACGACCATTCCTCCACAATCCTATTTATCTAAGTTATTTGTGTCGTGGACATGTGTTTTAGTTCTCATTTCCTTACATACTTATTATCATTGCAATATATTATCGCTATTACCATTGCGCTTTTTTGTTTCTATCACGTGCAAGGCCTATCGCAAAGTACCTCAAGACAATACCATAGCTTTAGCACTTAGCACGCATGTGTCATAAATCCTTGGCCTAAAATAATAGATAGCAATGAACCAGTGCGGTGACTAGTGCGTTTCCGTCTTACGACTTGCTATTTCTTCATATCGTAGGTatcatgattattttaatatcaccTTCAACAAAAGGAAATCATCATTTTGCTTATAGGTAGTACatataaactatgtatgtaattattttaaattagttacgCTGAAGGCTAATCTACTCGTAGTTGCTTAATGtgcataaatatgtatttattttactaccaTAGTAACTACActaatgaaaatgtataaatttagtaaaatgataaaatattcttaCTATAGAGTATTTGAATGAAAAACTTCTGTCCTTAACGCAATAACTACTCACTCAGACGGAAGTATCTAAGCATAAAAAACAAGGAACTTAGCGGTGCGTTCAGTTTAAACAGTAAACACCAACCGCATCATATTGTAAAGTATGATTCAATCTATAGCAATTTAGGAATtggattaattttaatgtaaagcgAAAACACATCAAACCAAGAtacattttagttaaaattaataaaataatccatTGTAAATATTGCGTACATACACGTAGTCTTAATATTTAGCCATCATTCCAATGTTCAtctaaattttatttcctttaacTAGGTCTTGGTATCACATTTTAGTCCAAGTtcgatttgttttgtttatacacatttaaataaaatttaatttgttgttttttgtttgctaACTATTATTAACCCTATGTTGCAACTACTGAGTACTGATGtgtttttatacaatacttATTTGTGTTGTTGTGTGATTTCCAGGTATTGAGCGAACGCCTGAGACGCGCGGCCGCGCAGCGCACGGTGCTGTTAGAAAGACTGGAGCGAGCTCGAGACTTCAACGAAGACCTCAAATTTAGGGTGAGTTTTATGTAACATTAAAATACTATCAAAAAATAGCAAATCATACCTATATTTCAGAGGTGAAATATGGCGGCACAATGGCATTTTGCCCACCTTGCACCGGTGGCACTGGTGGCTTCctcgtaaataataaaataattaaaaaaatatttttaaattcattaaagaATATGATTAGTTTGCTATGGGCCCTAAGCCCTAACAAATATACCACCGagttaaaatatttggtaaTGAAACTCCGTTTGCTTAATTTAGATTGTTAATTTAATTCCAGCTGGAGGAGAAAAGTATCGAATTAGAAGGAGCGCGTGCTCGCGTCCGACAGTTGGAAGGCAAGCGGCGCAGCCCCGCGCGGTCCGCGTCGCCGGCGCGCGACCACAGCAGCATGCGGGACATGGAGCCGCTGCACATGCCGGACGACGCCGACTCCGACTGCCGCATCGCCGACACGCCGCGCCGCCGGCCCAGCCGCATCCCGCTGCACACGGCGCGCCCCACCCCGGCGCGGCCGCCGTCGGCGCACTCCGTGCGGTCGGCGCGCTCGGCGGCGTCGGCGCGGTCGGCGGGGTCGACGctgggcggcgcgggcgcgggcgccaaCCGCAAGGAGCGCGAGCCCAAGAGCGGCGTGCCggtgcggcgcgcggcggcgccCGACCCCAAGGTGCGCGCGCGCTCGTTCTGGAACGCGTGGTTCTTTCCGAAAGATTCCGGCTCATAGCGTGAGTGCCCGCGCGCGCCGGACTGACGTTCTCGTAGCTTGTCGAGTCGGGCCGCATCTCGCATGCCATTATGTCGATCGTAAGTTTTGTTTCCCCGTCGTTTCGTTTAGCTTCGGTTTACTTTAAAGCCGGGGCCCGCCCCGATTCTAGTTTCCTTTAATTTGACGTAGAGCGAGTCGGTCCGTAGTGTAGGCGAGCATGTGCTAACGATTGTGTGTCCTCGTCACTAACTTTAGCGACAAATCGAGTGACATCAAAATCTTTCCTTAAATACTGAAAACATACGTATTTATTACGAAGTTTAACAAACTTAGCTCAATCTCTGTATGTTGTACTCAAAGTATTTGTGGTTAGATTTTTGTGTCCCTACCCACATTTTCATCATGTTAATAAATTGacacattttgtttgtaaaagttgTCGTACTCTGAACTAGtgaaattcctttttttatcgtaattttattacccttttaatttcattagatAATCACAGTTCGTTTGTGCGACACCTTTATATGGCGTGGGATTTTACATACCAACAATatcaaaatatgaattttaacttatataaaaaccattattaaacttaaacattttcaaGTGTTATTTATTCAGTgcacatttaacattttttgtgaTTACTTCTGGACATTGTTGAAGATTTTTTGTGATTACTTATGGTAAGTGcaagataaaaatacatttttttataatttgtataattattttcgcCAGTACTCACTGTTTCTGACACATTACATGTTAATTTTATGTGTTCATTctgttatttatgattttagtatttttatttgtatgtttgtattgaCATAGTGGCATAATGGCACAAAATAATTGGCTAATCACACAAAAACTGATGCTCTCACATGGCCTTTACACTGTTGGTAATTGGTTTGGTAACTAATCGAGTGAAATGTTATGCACAGGTTGTACTCATGATAATAATATCCGGTAGTTCATGTTTGACACGGTGGAGATATTAGTTGTAGACGTCACGAAAAAATgcagtatatattatgtatcttattATTCGATTCACCAAGTCGTCAGTAGTCATTCTCACtagtattttatgtatttcactatattaatttaatgctgATTTATTTCTTACCATTTTAAAACTAAGCGATTTAAGATTTGGCTTGCACACAAGTACGTATGCATTTAGTCGGAACCGTGGAGGATGACTAGTGGCGGCTCGCGGGCACTTGGCGGACTCGGACACTCATTAAAGGTTAGATCGACAGCTCGGGCCGCAGGGGCAGCGCCGCGACGTTTAACGAGCGTCCGGTGTACGTAACAACGTTGGACATTTCGACAGAGAAACGAAGACGAGTCGGAGCGCTGGCGAGTGGCGGCGCTGGCGGCCGAGTACGTGGCGCGCGCCGACCGCCTGGCGCCGCTGTTCCCGCGCGCGCGCCCGCTGCCGGCCGGGCTGGCGCCCTACCCGGCCGGCCTGGCGCCCTACCCGCCCTACTCGCCCCACAACCTGGCCCTGGAGCTGTCGCGCTCCATCCTGTACGAGCGCGCCGACTCGGTGGACGCCAAGCTGCGCTCGCTCGTGTCGCACGTGTCCCACGTGTCGCCCGCGTCGCGCGACGACTCGTTGTGGAACGGTAAGCCGCAGCAGTACTTTGAGAGCATGAACTACGGCGAGCGCCCTCCCTCGGACGACGAGGAGCCCAAGGAGTACGACAGCGACTCCCTCGCGCCCTGAGCCCGCTCGTCCCACTCCGTGTCCTTGTAACTTCTCTATTGAGTATCATTCCACAGTCGAGGGTTCTATGATGTCTCGAGTAATCTGTGATATGTCACCGTTTTAAATGTTAACTACCATTTTTTGGATCCTATGCTCATATTACGTGGCCTCTCGTGGGAGGAATGAGATTTATTTTGCAGTTATAGAAACCTGTTTTGAATCTAATATATAAGTGTTATGCATGATATAAAATTAAGAGTTAATTTTCGgtactattaatataatttatatctgTGGCTTTCAACTTTTATGGTATGAAGTCAAAAAGATGTTTTGATTCATGAAAtgatgaatttaaatatttactcacTATAACTATTATTCTTAATGGGTTGATTTTATAAGaatttattatcaataataaattaattcgttCCACTTGTCATCAAAGTATTACATGAAATGATATACCTACAAAATATGGTAGctactttaaaattaagtaacgtCATTCCTAAAACCTATAAGGACAGactgtaattatttaatgtaattgagTGAGAGCTTGGAACGACTGTTAGAAAGGCTGTGAAACACTGAAGTGTGCTTGAAGTTGTTTCTGATGTAATCTATAAATTCAGAGGTAATAAGATGTAGTGCTTAGATAATGTGTGTTGCAGATTAAACATACTATTGTTAAATATATTCCAATCGTCCAGTGGTGTACGTCCTAATGAGACAAAGCGTGACTGCCTTTGAGTTATAAGATTACTATGTTAATTCCTTTTACTAGTATACATTTCATACGGCGGACTTAACAAATAGTAGGAGActgattttgtataaataaaaattagaaatgCTTTACCTGTGTAGGGAACCTCCATATAAATGACcgtaatttagtatttctttcTCTGTTTTAAGAATAATGTGTA
This genomic window from Spodoptera frugiperda isolate SF20-4 chromosome 28, AGI-APGP_CSIRO_Sfru_2.0, whole genome shotgun sequence contains:
- the LOC118265524 gene encoding uncharacterized protein LOC118265524 isoform X1; the encoded protein is MGDKMNREYFEPGATAFNYNNVTGGADSASGGSGGSGMECLQLRSPPGPFHYLISEQAKSLVALQELQNEVGALLEFRDLVIETFPNLRSKMAPSTPASGTRRDWEPGVRVRRKLAAGAGDATRAKPQPSVQDSGFSTETSCGKDAHSSSASASASATRSRPIEDELWALLDVIQRKGVRLRDEAEQLRGELDDRHPADTVEESFTRALNDTACADCADTGRLRAERDALLLRAAQLEAAAAAAAVTPPAPAPSTPLGRLDTALETPSRPPRVATPDSKKFAAILLESNPVELQRQLLTSTVQNQVLSERLRRAAAQRTVLLERLERARDFNEDLKFRLEEKSIELEGARARVRQLEGKRRSPARSASPARDHSSMRDMEPLHMPDDADSDCRIADTPRRRPSRIPLHTARPTPARPPSAHSVRSARSAASARSAGSTLGGAGAGANRKEREPKSGVPVRRAAAPDPKRNEDESERWRVAALAAEYVARADRLAPLFPRARPLPAGLAPYPAGLAPYPPYSPHNLALELSRSILYERADSVDAKLRSLVSHVSHVSPASRDDSLWNGKPQQYFESMNYGERPPSDDEEPKEYDSDSLAP
- the LOC118265524 gene encoding uncharacterized protein LOC118265524 isoform X3, producing MECLQLRSPPGPFHYLISEQAKSLVALQELQNEVGALLEFRDLVIETFPNLRSKMAPSTPASGTRRDWEPGVRVRRKLAAGAGDATRAKPQPSVQDSGFSTETSCGKDAHSSSASASASATRSRPIEDELWALLDVIQRKGVRLRDEAEQLRGELDDRHPADTVEESFTRALNDTACADCADTGRLRAERDALLLRAAQLEAAAAAAAVTPPAPAPSTPLGRLDTALETPSRPPRVATPDSKKFAAILLESNPVELQRQLLTSTVQNQVLSERLRRAAAQRTVLLERLERARDFNEDLKFRLEEKSIELEGARARVRQLEGKRRSPARSASPARDHSSMRDMEPLHMPDDADSDCRIADTPRRRPSRIPLHTARPTPARPPSAHSVRSARSAASARSAGSTLGGAGAGANRKEREPKSGVPVRRAAAPDPKRNEDESERWRVAALAAEYVARADRLAPLFPRARPLPAGLAPYPAGLAPYPPYSPHNLALELSRSILYERADSVDAKLRSLVSHVSHVSPASRDDSLWNGKPQQYFESMNYGERPPSDDEEPKEYDSDSLAP
- the LOC118265524 gene encoding uncharacterized protein LOC118265524 isoform X2; its protein translation is MGDKMNREYFEPGATAFNYNNVTGGADSASGGSGGSGMECLQLRSPPGPFHYLISEQAKSLVALQNEVGALLEFRDLVIETFPNLRSKMAPSTPASGTRRDWEPGVRVRRKLAAGAGDATRAKPQPSVQDSGFSTETSCGKDAHSSSASASASATRSRPIEDELWALLDVIQRKGVRLRDEAEQLRGELDDRHPADTVEESFTRALNDTACADCADTGRLRAERDALLLRAAQLEAAAAAAAVTPPAPAPSTPLGRLDTALETPSRPPRVATPDSKKFAAILLESNPVELQRQLLTSTVQNQVLSERLRRAAAQRTVLLERLERARDFNEDLKFRLEEKSIELEGARARVRQLEGKRRSPARSASPARDHSSMRDMEPLHMPDDADSDCRIADTPRRRPSRIPLHTARPTPARPPSAHSVRSARSAASARSAGSTLGGAGAGANRKEREPKSGVPVRRAAAPDPKRNEDESERWRVAALAAEYVARADRLAPLFPRARPLPAGLAPYPAGLAPYPPYSPHNLALELSRSILYERADSVDAKLRSLVSHVSHVSPASRDDSLWNGKPQQYFESMNYGERPPSDDEEPKEYDSDSLAP
- the LOC118265524 gene encoding uncharacterized protein LOC118265524 isoform X4, which produces MECLQLRSPPGPFHYLISEQAKSLVALQNEVGALLEFRDLVIETFPNLRSKMAPSTPASGTRRDWEPGVRVRRKLAAGAGDATRAKPQPSVQDSGFSTETSCGKDAHSSSASASASATRSRPIEDELWALLDVIQRKGVRLRDEAEQLRGELDDRHPADTVEESFTRALNDTACADCADTGRLRAERDALLLRAAQLEAAAAAAAVTPPAPAPSTPLGRLDTALETPSRPPRVATPDSKKFAAILLESNPVELQRQLLTSTVQNQVLSERLRRAAAQRTVLLERLERARDFNEDLKFRLEEKSIELEGARARVRQLEGKRRSPARSASPARDHSSMRDMEPLHMPDDADSDCRIADTPRRRPSRIPLHTARPTPARPPSAHSVRSARSAASARSAGSTLGGAGAGANRKEREPKSGVPVRRAAAPDPKRNEDESERWRVAALAAEYVARADRLAPLFPRARPLPAGLAPYPAGLAPYPPYSPHNLALELSRSILYERADSVDAKLRSLVSHVSHVSPASRDDSLWNGKPQQYFESMNYGERPPSDDEEPKEYDSDSLAP